A genomic window from Fusarium falciforme chromosome 2, complete sequence includes:
- a CDS encoding SWIB/MDM2 domain-containing protein codes for MSVPLTPDERERYTFIIDEILESADLETISRKKIRQGLQAALGGQDLSDQKDAIKRLIEARFDAVSGADNGIVPPSSVEPYATNGTSDAGETEQSATPEPSRKKVKRSSSAEDADARLAAQLQAQENSLARGRKTRGGDKAKPTKKKAAPRKKSARKVKADDDSDLDTGDAEVGKKRKAGGGFQKPFNLSSTLSELVGETQLSRPQVVKKLWEHIKANDLQDPKDKRQIICDEKMQAVFKQARVDMFRMNKDIGNHLYPVGEE; via the exons ATGAGTGTTCCTT TGACTCCCGACGAGCGTGAGCGCTACACGTTCATCATTGATGAAATCCTTGAGTCGGCCGACCTTGAGACCATCTCGCGAAAGAAGATTCGACAGGGTTTACAGGCTGCCCTCGGCGGGCAGGATCTCAGCGACCAGAAG GACGCCATCAAGCGCCTTATCGAGGCTCGTTTTGACGCCGTTTCTGGAGCCGACAACGGCATCGTGCCCCCCTCCTCTGTCGAACCGTACGCCACCAATGGCACATCCGATGCTGGCGAGACCGAACAGTCGGCGACTCCTGAACCCTCGCGAAAGAAGGTCAAACGGTCATCCTCGGCTGAAGACGCCGACGCTCGCCTGGCCGCTCAGCTACAGGCGCAGGAGAACAGCTTAGCTCGAGGACGCAAGACCCGGGGAGGGGACAAGGCGAAGCCTACCAAAAAGAAGGCTGCGCCTCGCAAGAAGAGCGCTAGAAAGGTCAAAGCCGATGACGACAGCGACTTGGACACAGGGGACGCCGAGGTgggcaagaagagaaaggctgGCGGGGGTTTCCAGAAGCCGTTCAACCTGAGCTCTACTCTATCAGAGCTTGTGGGTGAAACTCAG CTGTCCCGACCCCAAGTTGTCAAGAAGCTCTGGGAACACATCAAAGCAAACGATCTTCAAGATCCCAAGGACAAGCGCCAAATTATATGTGACGAAAAGATGCAGGCAGTCTTCAAGCAGGCCAGGGTGGACATGTTCCGGATGAACAAGGATATTGGAAACCACCTTTACCCGGTTGGAGAAGAGTGA